In Carettochelys insculpta isolate YL-2023 chromosome 3, ASM3395843v1, whole genome shotgun sequence, the genomic stretch ACAAAGTTTGAGTGAGAAGCTTCAGACATCTCCCAGATATTCtgaaatacagaagaaaaaaaatgagtctTCCAAATGATGGTGCAACACCCAGAGGTGTATATGACTGGAACTATGTTCTATGGGAAGTTCGTTTGAAGTTACTAGCAGTTGGTTTTTTCGGCTACCTAGGTGTATTTTTTCTAGCTCACTGCCTCTCCTCATGGATCTGTGCCAGTTATCACACTTTGTCAGCAAAGCAGAAGGTCTTCTGGAATATGGATATCACACGTGGCCTGTTTGCAGTTCAGAGTTGCGGAGCTGGATTGTGGGCCTTGCTTGTAGATCCAGTTTTTCAAGCTGACCAAGTGTTTTCACAGCAAAAGTGGAGCTGGTTTCATTGCCTAATAGCTGCTGGCTACTTCTTGCTCGAAAATGTAGTTACTTATTTGTCTAAGATTCTTTTTGGGGTATTCAATGTTTCTGAAGCAATTCATCACTTATTTGCCTTTGGTGGGCTTCTGGGTTTGATGACTAACATAAAATCAGGTCATTATCTACCCCTGATGGGCCTGCTGCTTGAGATGAACAATCCTTCATACACCATATCCTGTATACTTTCAAGGGTAAGAATTTACTATATTAATTATTTGTGAGAGAAGTTTCTATCAAAATACTCAGGTTGTCTCCTTCTCAACACAAACCATCAAAGAAGTATTGGCCTTTTAATTGGCAGATTAGTTCTGGGatcaaaactgaattttttcGTCCAAACGTAAAGTGATTTGGCCATTGGAATCCTTAATTGTAAGACCTTAAGAGTAAGTAAGTATTGTCCAAAAATCTTAACATTTGTTATCTGTTTTTTGTAACAAAGCAACAAAAGTAATTTTAAGAATTTTTTATAGACTCACTAGTTGGGATTGAGTTCACAGGACCAAAGACTAGGTGTcttaattcttatttttaaaagactttttcAAAGACTAAAAATAGTAACATGAGAATGGCTGATCAGTGCTGACAAGCTTAACACAGATCATTGTATTTCTGTTGGAGATTAAATGGTGTCCATGTGTGCTCACACAGCCGAGTGCTTATGTATATTCTGTGGATGCAGAGAGGTGGAATAAACTTGATGTGATCTGCCGTGCTGGTAGGGAACGATGAAATCAGCCCTGCTTCCCAAACCAGAATAGGTTTTCAAACAATATGTCTTACTGGTTTAAACTTAAATCCTAAATTATCCCATCTCTTTAGAATAACGGCCACAAGCTCTGGCAGGATCACCTCAGCTCTGTAGATACTAGTGTTGTTAGAGGGTCCTGGTCTCCTTGGATGATGATGGCCAAAACTTCCCAGCCCATGCCGTTCTGACATGTGCTTTGTTTTGAATATCTTCCTCCATCCAATAGGTGGTTGAATCTGAGTGATACACATGCTTTGCAGTGGGGTTTAGAATTTTAGAAtgctctgcaaccaaaatagcaagaatcatagaacactaggactggaagggacctcgagaggccatcgagtctagccccctgccccaatggcagcaccaagtactatctatctaacctgttcttaaatatctccagcgattggagattccacaacctcccttggcaatttattccactgtttgaccgccctgacagttaggaacttttttcctattgtccaacctacacctcccttgctgcagtttaagcccattgcctcttattctatcctcagaggccaagaagaacaagttttctccttcctccttatgactcccttttagatacctgaaaaccgctatcatgtttcccctca encodes the following:
- the LOC142010554 gene encoding protein CLN8-like, whose amino-acid sequence is MSLPNDGATPRGVYDWNYVLWEVRLKLLAVGFFGYLGVFFLAHCLSSWICASYHTLSAKQKVFWNMDITRGLFAVQSCGAGLWALLVDPVFQADQVFSQQKWSWFHCLIAAGYFLLENVVTYLSKILFGVFNVSEAIHHLFAFGGLLGLMTNIKSGHYLPLMGLLLEMNNPSYTISCILSRMGYDNTLLWKVNQWVCIHMLHCRMVLIYHMWWVYISNWNNVVENLGLVYFIVFFMGLSTLTLILNPYWIYKSTHRLFSPVDGKLPNTSVKNVSCEKLNSETVEKKRI